In one window of Camelina sativa cultivar DH55 chromosome 15, Cs, whole genome shotgun sequence DNA:
- the LOC104747249 gene encoding DNA mismatch repair protein MSH7-like: MQRQRSILSFFQKPSSASKGLVSGDATSGTDTPPEKVPRRVLPSGFKPAESAAGGGASSLFTNIMHKFVKVDDRDCSGARSREHVVPLNDSSVCMKDDNVFPEYRSNNGQSQERGHTFSFSGRADIRPVEDIGVDDDVPGPETPGMPPSISRLKRVLEDGMTSKENKVPVLDSSKRLKMLQDPVCGEKKEVNEGTKFEWLEPSRIRDANRRCPDDDEAIEKMLNDLSLVKRFDA, from the exons ATGCAGCGTCAGAGATcgattttgtctttctttcaAAAACCGTCGTCGGCGAGTAAGGGTTTGGTTTCCGGCGATGCTACTAGCGGAACGGATACTCCGCCGGAGAAGGTTCCGCGTCGTGTCTTGCCGTCCGGATTTAAGCCGGCTGAATCCGCCGCCGGCGGTGGAGCTTCGTCGCTGTTCACTAATATTATGCATAAGTTTGTGAAGGTCGATGATCGAGATTGTTCTGGAGCAAG GAGCCGAGAACATGTTGTTCCGCTGAATGATTCATCTGTATGTATGAAGGATGATAATGTTTTTCCTGAATATCGTTCCAATAATGGTCAGTCTCAAGAAAGAGGCCACACGTTTAGCTTCAGTGGGAGAGCTGATATAAGACCAGTAGAAGATATAGGAGTAGATGATGATGTTCCTGGTCCAGAAACACCAGGGATGCCTCCAAGTATTTCTCGTTTGAAGCGAGTTTTGGAGGATGGAATGACTTCTAAGGAGAATAAGGTCCCTGTATTGGATTCTAGCAAGAGGCTGAAAATGCTCCAAGATCCTGTTtgtggagagaagaaagaagtaaacGAAGGAACCAAATTTGAATGGCTTGAGCCTTCTCGAATCAGGGACGCTAACAGACGATgtcctgatgatgatgaagcaattGAGAAGATGCTCAATGATCTATCCCTTGTGAAGAGGTTCGATGCATAA